A single region of the Alosa alosa isolate M-15738 ecotype Scorff River chromosome 6, AALO_Geno_1.1, whole genome shotgun sequence genome encodes:
- the tefb gene encoding TEF transcription factor, PAR bZIP family member b: MPGEATITLTLAPNSGQAKPFPFVLKKVMDIPPPNILDEGDDEIKKEKLCLVERTESGSDAANGAGSTASGGGAGGVSASLTPAIWEKTIPYDGENFHLEYMDLDEFLLENGIPISLEEELQRSLGQEQGSEGSSGADEAKSSFSSKTPATSKAAQPEATDPPQATAEEEKKKKKEEQQDREDEEQEEDEEEEDDTESLTDAIELEAAQVEAGKSTKERVTPTPLDPEEIEVDVNFQPDPTDLVLSSVPGGELFNPRKHRFSEDELKPQPMIKKAKKVYVPDERKDDKYWCRRKKNNVAAKRSRDARRLKENQIAVRASFLERENAALRLEVAELRKDYGRCKNVIARYEAKYGPLTVLENQDKDM; encoded by the exons ATGCCTGGAGAAGCGACAATTACATTAACCCTTGCGCCAAACTCGGGACAAGCTAAGCCGTTCCCTTTTGTTTTGAAGAAAGTCATGGATATTCCTCCACCCAATATCCTTGACGAGGGCGATGATG AGATCAAGAAAGAGAAGCTATGCCTGGTCGAGCGCACCGAGTCAGGAAGTGATGCGGCCAACGGTGCTGGCAGCACGGCCAGCGGCGGAGGGGCAGGGGGCGTTTCAGCCTCCCTGACCCCCGCTATCTGGGAGAAAACCATCCCGTATGACGGCGAGAACTTCCATCTGGAGTACATGGACCTGGACGAGTTTCTTCTGGAGAACGGCATCCCCATTTCCCTCGAGGAGGAGCTACAACGCAGCCTGGGACAGGAGCAGGGCAGCGAAGGGAGCAGTGGCGCTGACGAGGCCAAGTCATCTTTCTCCTCTAAGACGCCGGCCACTTCGAAGGCTGCTCAGCCAGAAGCCACAGACCCACCACAGGCAACagctgaggaggagaagaagaagaaaaaggaggAACAGCAGGACAGGGAGGATGAGGAgcaagaggaagatgaggaggaagaggatgacactGAATCTCTGACAGATGCCATCGAATTAGAAGCTGCACAAGTTGAAGCAG GTAAATCTACTAAGGAAAGAGTCACCCCAACACCCCTTGACCCAGAGGAGATTGAGGTGGATGTGAACTTCCAGCCAGACCCCACTGATCTGGTCCTGTCGAGTGTGCCGGGGGGTGAGCTCTTTAACCCTCGCAAGCATCGCTTCTCAGAGGACGAGCTAAAGCCCCAACCCATGATAAAGAAGGCCAAGAAGGTGTATGTTCCTGATGAGCGAAAG GATGACAAGTACTGGTGCAGGAGGAAGAAGAACAATGTGGCAGCGAAGCGCTCCCGCGATGCACGCCGGCTGAAAGAGAACCAGATTGCCGTGCGGGCGTCTTTCCTGGAGCGGGAGAACGCGGCACTGCGGCTGGAGGTGGCCGAACTGCGCAAGGACTATGGCCGGTGCAAGAACGTCATCGCCCGCTACGAGGCCAAATACGGTCCACT CACTGTGTTGGAGAATCAGGACAAGGACATGTGA